Proteins encoded together in one Gigantopelta aegis isolate Gae_Host chromosome 8, Gae_host_genome, whole genome shotgun sequence window:
- the LOC121378299 gene encoding cyclic AMP-dependent transcription factor ATF-5-like, translated as MMEMEDFIGDMAAEWQLDQPLGLTLFDDPLESLGRSEPVKHCSTAPDVVEHVSHDDRWEDPFSEQWMEDTGLAELFDVIPTELATVKQVHPSSDDYSAYAINLLAEILETSETSSKQEPVCKPEPSTPPLADVGIAPVISFDTSQDSEICEIFLRDNCGVLGSPLSVEDVESLLSGSEPSSPGTSVPPSPSPGTSVPPSLSPGTSVPPSSVTRPISDLEKLLTSDMPISVHRVKNSTSRNIRPKIKTVSDTCDINMEFLSKKEKKKIQNKNAAIRYRMKKKVESETIKSEEKQLEDKNTGLRDKVDQLQREIQYMKNLMDEVRNAKQLKSGF; from the exons ATGATGGAAATGGAAGACTTTATCGGCGATATGGCTGCAGAGTGGCAGCTGGACCAGCCGCTCGGACTGACCCTGTTCGATGACCCCCTGGAGTCGCTCGGAAGGTCCGAGCCAGTAAAACACTGCTCCACGGCACCAGATGTTGTAGAGCATGTTTCACATGATGATCGCTGGGAAG ATCCGTTCAGTGAGCAGTGGATGGAGGACACCGGTTTGGCAGAGTTGTTTGATGTTATACCCACTGAACTTGCAACAGTGAAACAGGTGCACCCTTCCAGTGACGATTACAGTGCATATGCCATCAATTTGTTAGCAGAAATCTTGGAGACCAGCGAGACTTCGAGCAAACAGGAACCGGTGTGCAAACCAGAGCCATCGACGCCACCGCTGGCTGATGTCGGTATAGCCCCAGTAATCTCCTTTGATACATCTCAAGACAGTGAAATATGTGAGATTTTCTTGCGAGACAATTGTGGAGTTTTGGGCTCGCCTCTTTCAGTGGAAGATGTCGAGAGTTTGCTCTCTGGCTCTGAACCATCGTCACCAGGCACATCTGTGCCACCGTCTCCATCACCAGGCACATCTGTGCCACCGTCTCTATCACCAGGCACATCTGTGCCACCGTCATCAGTCACAAGACCCATCTCGGACTTGGAAAAACTGTTAACATCTGATATGCCAATTTCTGTTCATCGGGTCAAGAATTCCACCAGTCGTAATATTAGaccaaaaattaaaactgtttcAGATACTTGTGACATTAATATGGAATTtttatcaaagaaagaaaaaaagaaaattcagAACAAAAATGCAGCAATTCGGTATCGCATGAAAAAGAAAGTTGAATCAGAAACTATTAAGTCGGAGGAAAAACAATTGGAAGACAAGAATACAGGTTTAAGAGACAAAGTTGATCAGTTGCAAAGAGAAATTCAGTATATGAAAAATTTGATGGATGAAGTGCGCAATGCTAAACAGCTAAAATCTGGTTTTTAA